The Spirosoma radiotolerans genome has a window encoding:
- the nusA gene encoding transcription termination factor NusA has translation MTSGLLIESFADFARSKNIDRPTMITILEDVFRTMIRKKYGTDENFDVIINAESGDLEMWRTREIVDDDSEDIWDYDKIPLAEARKIQDDFEVGEQVAEEVKLDDFGRRVVQTARQTLIQKIKDMEKELLYQKYKDQVGDLVGAEVYQLLKHEIILVDSENNELSLPRTEQIPKDRYRKGEAVKAVISRVDMLNGTPKIILSRTSPVFLERLFEIEVPEIYDGLISIRKIVREPGERAKVAVESYDDRIDPVGACVGMKGSRIHGIVRELGNENIDVINYTENLELLISRALSPAKISSMQIDRETKRVSVFLKPDQVSLAIGKGGQNIKLAGRLVDMEIDVFRDNEGQEDDEDVDLMEFSDEIDEWMIQELRKVGLDTAKSVLALNKEELVRRTDLEEDTVEEILNILKQEFE, from the coding sequence ATGACCAGTGGACTATTAATAGAATCGTTTGCTGATTTTGCCCGGTCGAAGAACATTGACCGGCCTACCATGATCACTATTCTGGAAGATGTCTTCCGGACGATGATTCGTAAAAAATACGGTACAGACGAAAACTTCGACGTTATTATTAACGCAGAAAGTGGCGATCTGGAAATGTGGCGGACCCGCGAAATTGTTGACGACGATTCGGAAGATATTTGGGATTATGATAAAATTCCCCTCGCCGAAGCGCGTAAAATTCAGGATGACTTTGAAGTCGGCGAACAAGTTGCCGAAGAAGTAAAGCTGGATGATTTTGGCCGTCGGGTTGTGCAAACAGCCCGTCAGACGCTCATTCAGAAGATAAAGGACATGGAGAAAGAACTCCTTTATCAAAAATATAAAGATCAGGTTGGTGATCTGGTTGGCGCCGAAGTATACCAATTGCTGAAGCACGAAATTATTCTGGTCGACAGCGAGAATAACGAGTTGAGCCTGCCCCGTACAGAACAGATTCCTAAAGATCGTTATCGGAAAGGGGAGGCTGTCAAAGCGGTAATCAGCCGGGTAGATATGCTGAACGGTACACCTAAAATTATCCTGTCACGTACCTCGCCGGTATTTTTGGAGCGCCTATTCGAGATCGAAGTGCCGGAAATTTACGACGGCCTGATTTCAATTCGCAAGATTGTTCGAGAGCCGGGCGAGCGGGCCAAAGTCGCGGTTGAATCGTACGACGACCGCATTGATCCCGTTGGGGCCTGTGTTGGTATGAAAGGATCGCGGATACACGGTATCGTTCGTGAACTCGGTAATGAGAACATCGACGTGATCAACTACACCGAAAATCTCGAACTGTTGATTAGTCGGGCACTGAGTCCGGCTAAAATTAGTTCGATGCAAATCGACCGGGAAACGAAGCGCGTATCCGTTTTTCTGAAACCCGACCAGGTATCGCTGGCTATTGGTAAAGGTGGACAGAATATTAAACTGGCCGGCCGGTTGGTTGACATGGAAATTGATGTATTCCGCGACAACGAAGGCCAGGAGGATGATGAAGACGTTGACCTGATGGAATTCTCCGATGAGATCGACGAGTGGATGATTCAGGAACTTCGCAAAGTTGGTCTTGATACGGCCAAGAGTGTGCTGGCCCTGAACAAAGAAGAACTCGTTCGGCGAACCGATCTGGAAGAAGACACCGTTGAAGAAATTTTGAATATCCTCAAACAGGAATTCGAATAA
- the infB gene encoding translation initiation factor IF-2, producing the protein MAEEKSMRLSQVAKILNKGLSSVASSLSAKGFKVEINPNTKINTEQLEVLAKEYKSTELLNGTRRAEPPVAAAEPPRRQEEDVVLYRRDDARRPNVENKPDSAPADLPKPTAEEQKSTPQTAQTGLPGLKVLGKIDLNAKPAYSQPAPQAKAPAPQEVKPAVVTPAVASPASPVPVAPVAVETPKPVAPPVTPAPPVPVAPVAVETPKPAPTPPAEAKPVSTPPVSRPVVAEPQANVAKADSTPVETPKPVVAEPTPAAVPPKAVVEQPATPVPVRQEEPKPAALERPKENRPANNQPKPDPQPAAKPAPAEEPDAATETIRAAGSHQLGGLKILGKIELPVNNPRQGGGGNNIDKKGKRKRIRGGREGGSNPNQPNQGGGQPQGQGGNRPPREGDRGPANRTQGDRPQGDRAPATGQREAAPREGNRPQGQGDRTAAPVNRAGGNGTGQNQGQGGNNANRGGTGNNANTNNTNRSGGGTGNNANRGGNNANRGGTGNNANRGGTGRREAPTQADVQKSIQQTNARMRGNTPNRGADRRRDRRSQREEDRRLMNEQEELEAKTLKVTEFVSANDLASLMDVSINEVISVCLNLGMFVSINQRLDAEAITVIADEFGYDVQFISAEDETEAGIDVEADEPDELQPRAPIVTIMGHVDHGKTSLLDYIRRAKVAAGEAGGITQHIGAYSVKHNGDRMITFLDTPGHEAFTAMRARGAKVTDVVIIVIAADDSIMPQTREAINHAQVAGVPIVFAFSKVDKPGADTEKIRTELAAMNMLVEEWGGKYQAQEISSKSGLGVDDLLEKVLLEAELLELKANPSRRALGTVIEASLDKGRGYVSTVLVENGTLHQGDIMLVGAHYGRIRAMTNDRGERIKEAGPSQPVQILGLPGAPQAGDKFNVMETDREAREIANKREQLLREQTLRTRKHITLEEIGRRKAIGTFKELNVIVKGDVDGSVEALSDSLLQLSTEEVQVNIIHKAVGQISESDVLLASASDAVIVGFQVRPSASARKLSEQEQIEIRLYSIIYDAINEVKDAMEGLLAPTVEEVIVGNIEVRDVFKISKIGTVAGCYVTDGTIKRNNKIRIIRDFIVVHTGEISALKRFKEDVSEVKFGYECGLSVRNFNDIEVGDVIESFELKEVKRTL; encoded by the coding sequence ATGGCAGAAGAAAAGTCAATGCGCCTGAGCCAAGTGGCAAAAATTCTCAACAAAGGATTATCCTCTGTTGCGAGTAGTCTGTCTGCCAAAGGGTTTAAGGTTGAAATTAATCCTAACACCAAAATCAACACAGAACAGTTGGAGGTGTTAGCGAAGGAGTATAAATCTACGGAACTCCTGAACGGAACTCGCCGGGCTGAACCGCCGGTTGCAGCCGCCGAGCCACCGCGTCGTCAGGAGGAGGATGTCGTTTTGTACCGTCGTGATGACGCGAGACGTCCAAATGTTGAAAACAAACCAGACTCAGCCCCGGCTGATTTACCCAAACCAACTGCAGAAGAGCAGAAATCAACTCCACAGACTGCTCAGACCGGTTTGCCAGGGTTGAAAGTGTTGGGTAAAATTGATCTGAACGCAAAGCCTGCTTATTCACAACCGGCTCCGCAAGCGAAAGCTCCTGCACCACAGGAAGTGAAACCGGCGGTGGTAACTCCCGCTGTTGCGTCCCCAGCATCGCCTGTTCCAGTAGCACCGGTTGCCGTGGAAACGCCCAAACCGGTTGCCCCGCCAGTGACACCAGCACCGCCTGTTCCAGTAGCACCGGTTGCTGTAGAAACACCGAAGCCAGCACCAACACCGCCTGCTGAAGCAAAACCTGTTTCGACACCACCCGTTTCTAGGCCAGTTGTTGCTGAACCACAAGCTAATGTCGCTAAAGCGGACAGCACGCCTGTGGAGACGCCCAAGCCGGTAGTTGCTGAACCTACACCCGCTGCGGTTCCGCCAAAAGCAGTGGTCGAACAGCCGGCTACTCCAGTTCCAGTCCGGCAGGAAGAGCCAAAACCAGCCGCACTGGAAAGACCAAAAGAAAACCGACCAGCCAATAACCAGCCAAAACCAGATCCTCAGCCAGCCGCTAAACCGGCTCCCGCTGAAGAGCCGGATGCGGCAACGGAAACGATTCGGGCAGCCGGTAGTCACCAGTTAGGAGGCCTGAAAATTCTTGGTAAAATTGAGTTACCCGTCAACAACCCGCGTCAGGGTGGTGGCGGCAATAACATCGATAAGAAAGGAAAGCGTAAACGCATTCGCGGTGGCCGCGAAGGTGGTAGCAACCCCAACCAGCCAAACCAGGGTGGCGGTCAGCCACAAGGACAGGGCGGCAATCGGCCTCCTCGTGAAGGCGATCGTGGCCCAGCTAACCGGACACAGGGTGATCGTCCACAAGGCGACCGCGCTCCGGCGACCGGACAACGGGAAGCTGCACCACGGGAAGGCAACCGTCCGCAAGGCCAGGGTGATCGTACTGCTGCACCCGTTAATCGTGCTGGGGGCAACGGGACAGGTCAGAACCAGGGACAGGGAGGCAACAATGCCAACCGGGGTGGAACGGGTAATAACGCCAACACAAATAATACTAACCGCTCAGGCGGTGGAACAGGTAACAATGCTAACCGGGGAGGCAACAATGCCAATCGGGGTGGAACGGGCAACAACGCCAACCGAGGAGGAACCGGTCGGCGGGAAGCACCAACACAGGCAGATGTTCAAAAGTCTATTCAGCAGACGAACGCCCGGATGCGTGGCAACACGCCAAACCGTGGAGCTGACCGTCGCCGTGATCGACGGAGCCAGCGGGAAGAGGACCGTCGTTTGATGAACGAACAGGAGGAACTGGAAGCAAAAACCCTGAAGGTTACTGAGTTCGTATCAGCCAACGATCTGGCATCGCTGATGGACGTGTCGATCAACGAAGTTATCTCGGTTTGTTTGAACCTGGGTATGTTCGTGTCGATCAACCAGCGGCTAGATGCCGAAGCGATAACGGTTATTGCGGATGAATTTGGATACGACGTACAATTTATCTCGGCTGAAGACGAAACGGAAGCTGGTATCGACGTTGAAGCCGATGAGCCTGATGAATTACAACCAAGGGCTCCAATCGTAACCATCATGGGTCACGTTGACCATGGTAAAACATCGTTGCTTGATTACATTCGTCGGGCCAAAGTTGCCGCTGGTGAAGCTGGTGGTATTACGCAGCACATTGGTGCATACAGCGTAAAACACAATGGCGACCGGATGATAACTTTCCTCGATACACCTGGTCACGAAGCCTTTACGGCCATGCGTGCACGGGGTGCTAAAGTAACGGACGTTGTTATCATCGTGATTGCGGCCGACGATAGTATCATGCCTCAGACACGCGAAGCCATTAACCACGCGCAGGTCGCTGGTGTTCCGATTGTGTTTGCTTTCTCGAAAGTAGACAAACCGGGGGCTGATACCGAAAAAATCCGGACTGAGCTGGCCGCGATGAATATGCTTGTGGAAGAGTGGGGCGGTAAATACCAGGCGCAGGAAATCTCCTCGAAATCCGGTCTGGGTGTTGATGACCTGCTTGAAAAAGTATTACTTGAAGCTGAACTGCTCGAACTGAAGGCAAATCCGTCACGCCGGGCACTAGGAACAGTTATTGAAGCCTCGCTCGACAAAGGTCGCGGATACGTTTCGACCGTTCTGGTTGAGAACGGTACGCTTCACCAGGGAGATATCATGCTGGTTGGCGCCCATTATGGCCGCATTCGGGCTATGACAAACGACCGGGGTGAGCGGATCAAGGAAGCAGGTCCCTCGCAGCCCGTACAAATTCTCGGTTTGCCGGGTGCCCCGCAAGCGGGTGACAAGTTTAACGTGATGGAAACAGATCGTGAAGCTCGTGAAATCGCCAACAAACGGGAGCAGTTACTGCGTGAGCAAACATTGCGTACCCGCAAGCACATTACACTGGAAGAAATTGGTCGCCGGAAGGCAATCGGTACCTTCAAAGAGTTAAATGTGATTGTGAAAGGTGACGTGGATGGCTCAGTCGAAGCACTTTCAGATTCACTCTTGCAACTGTCTACGGAAGAAGTTCAAGTAAACATCATCCACAAAGCGGTTGGCCAAATCTCCGAGTCGGATGTATTGCTGGCGTCGGCTTCAGATGCGGTTATCGTTGGCTTCCAGGTGCGGCCATCGGCCAGCGCCCGGAAACTATCCGAGCAGGAGCAAATCGAAATACGGCTCTACTCCATCATCTACGATGCGATCAACGAAGTGAAAGATGCTATGGAAGGGCTGCTAGCTCCGACTGTGGAAGAAGTCATTGTTGGTAACATTGAGGTACGTGATGTCTTCAAGATCAGCAAGATCGGTACAGTAGCTGGTTGTTATGTAACAGATGGTACGATCAAACGAAATAATAAAATCCGGATCATTCGGGACTTCATTGTGGTGCATACGGGTGAAATCAGCGCCCTCAAACGCTTCAAGGAAGATGTCAGCGAAGTGAAGTTCGGCTACGAATGTGGCCTGAGCGTTCGTAACTTCAATGACATTGAAGTTGGTGACGTGATCGAAAGCTTCGAACTGAAAGAAGTGAAACGGACACTTTAA
- a CDS encoding metallophosphoesterase, which produces MNVLTISDLHGRTVWKKANTDAYDRVIFLGDYTDSHVFDDETIYGNLNEVIQCKLRQPDKFVLLIGNHDAQYLHFPYYRCSGFRERAQPELSALLTEHKDLFQIAHQQGNFLFTHAGATHKWLTHFLAETGYNAGEFTPDINLAGLLNEANQQAGSDRNRLFEVGLVRGGSNAFSGPVWADRSETIVDFLTGFQQVVGHTPVSDFTTTGNEAGSITYTDVLQTKTAFYEVIIPD; this is translated from the coding sequence ATGAATGTCCTAACCATCAGCGATCTGCACGGGCGAACCGTTTGGAAAAAAGCTAATACCGATGCGTATGATCGCGTTATTTTTTTGGGTGATTACACCGATAGTCATGTTTTTGATGACGAGACGATTTATGGCAATCTGAACGAGGTTATCCAGTGTAAACTTCGTCAGCCAGATAAATTTGTGCTGCTCATTGGCAATCACGATGCGCAGTACCTGCATTTCCCCTACTATCGCTGTTCGGGATTTCGCGAACGGGCGCAGCCTGAATTGAGCGCCTTACTGACTGAACACAAAGACCTGTTTCAGATCGCTCATCAACAGGGCAATTTCCTCTTTACGCATGCTGGAGCGACCCATAAATGGCTGACTCATTTTCTGGCGGAAACGGGCTATAACGCAGGTGAGTTTACACCCGACATCAATCTGGCCGGATTATTGAATGAAGCTAATCAACAAGCGGGGAGTGACCGGAACAGGTTATTCGAAGTTGGGCTGGTGCGAGGTGGATCGAATGCGTTCAGTGGACCTGTATGGGCTGACCGTTCCGAAACAATAGTTGATTTTCTGACTGGCTTTCAACAGGTTGTTGGTCATACGCCCGTAAGCGACTTCACAACAACAGGTAACGAAGCGGGTTCTATTACTTATACGGATGTGTTACAAACCAAAACGGCATTTTACGAAGTCATAATCCCTGATTAA
- a CDS encoding BatA domain-containing protein, producing MNFLYPSFLFGLLAVSVPIAIHLFNFRRTRRVFFTNVALLRTVQTETKSFRRLKHWLILACRCLFLAFLVLAFAQPFIPSKNKLGLSRQGVTSLYVDNSFSMQNERNTKRYLDIATSKLDELLTLFRNATSLQLLTNDFSAAEQQAGTAESVRDRVTSIRFAHTPRTLETVYRRQRNLLSSLNPSGRNQLFWFSDFQKSTAGDLSRLKIDTTDRLFIVPLDAQPTKNVYVDSVWLSTPFIREMQNNSLNVKLNNAGRENVKNLAVRLYLDDTQTSTASATIDPDGTATVSLNFNVTSKGYHRGRIVFEDYPITFDNQYFFVIEASPAVRVLHLYEQKSGPSDRTADYVDAVYSNDSLFVRRNFSVQNFDVGQLKETDLVVMEGVADVAGTLRTELERFVRQGGSLAIIPPTNPNVNSYGPFLQTLGVGSVQGTATAGAAPTTLPVADPDRRNPFFRDVFQQSYQSEPLNMPSAAPVWRWNAGERLLSLRDGNPLLTQSKVIGGTAQGNVYLLASPLASAYGNLAEHALFVPIMYKMAALSVRAQRTAYSFDDNLITIPVINPSERAVYKLKHDKLEIIPIQRIVGNQLQLEMPKSNELAAGQEVEAGYYELRLNDKTERLLAFNHGNQESAMNFYSADELRKVFANQPNVEVFDSIQDGDFVQVLEQENLGKSLWKYFLLAALAFMLLEVVLVRFMKG from the coding sequence ATGAATTTTCTCTATCCTTCTTTCCTGTTTGGTCTGCTGGCGGTATCGGTTCCGATTGCCATTCACCTGTTTAATTTTCGGCGAACCCGGCGGGTATTTTTTACCAATGTAGCTTTGCTTCGGACGGTACAAACCGAAACCAAATCGTTTCGCCGGCTAAAACACTGGCTCATTCTGGCCTGTCGGTGTTTGTTCCTGGCGTTTTTGGTATTGGCATTTGCTCAGCCATTTATTCCCAGCAAAAATAAACTTGGCCTGTCCCGACAGGGAGTAACGAGTCTATATGTAGATAATTCGTTCAGCATGCAGAATGAGCGGAACACAAAACGCTACCTCGATATTGCTACCAGTAAACTGGATGAACTGCTGACGCTCTTTCGGAATGCGACTTCGCTTCAGTTATTAACCAACGACTTTTCGGCGGCCGAGCAGCAGGCCGGAACGGCCGAATCGGTTCGTGACCGTGTAACATCCATCCGGTTTGCTCACACGCCCCGCACCCTCGAAACAGTCTATCGTCGGCAGCGGAATTTGCTGAGTTCGCTGAACCCCAGTGGGCGTAATCAACTTTTCTGGTTCTCTGATTTTCAGAAAAGCACCGCAGGCGATTTGTCAAGGCTCAAGATCGATACAACAGACCGGCTGTTCATTGTGCCCCTCGATGCACAACCCACAAAGAACGTCTATGTTGATTCCGTATGGTTATCGACGCCCTTCATTCGCGAGATGCAGAATAACAGCCTCAATGTGAAGTTAAATAATGCAGGCCGGGAGAATGTGAAGAATTTGGCCGTACGGTTGTATCTGGACGATACACAAACATCAACGGCTTCGGCCACAATCGACCCCGATGGTACGGCTACGGTCTCGCTTAATTTCAACGTAACATCAAAAGGATACCACCGGGGACGTATCGTTTTTGAAGACTATCCCATCACCTTCGATAACCAGTATTTCTTTGTCATTGAAGCGTCTCCGGCGGTTCGGGTGCTGCATTTATATGAACAAAAGTCGGGTCCGTCAGACCGTACGGCCGATTATGTCGATGCGGTTTATTCCAACGATAGCCTGTTTGTCCGGCGGAATTTCAGTGTACAAAACTTCGATGTGGGCCAGCTTAAGGAAACGGATCTGGTTGTCATGGAAGGGGTTGCCGACGTGGCGGGTACACTTCGTACGGAACTGGAGCGATTTGTTCGGCAGGGTGGAAGTTTGGCCATTATCCCCCCCACAAACCCGAATGTCAATTCATACGGCCCTTTCTTACAAACACTGGGCGTAGGCAGTGTGCAGGGAACGGCCACAGCGGGCGCTGCACCGACCACCTTACCCGTAGCTGACCCCGACCGACGAAATCCGTTCTTCCGCGATGTATTCCAGCAGAGCTATCAGTCAGAGCCGCTGAACATGCCGTCAGCCGCACCCGTTTGGCGGTGGAATGCTGGCGAACGCCTGCTGAGCCTGCGTGACGGAAATCCGTTATTGACTCAGTCAAAAGTGATTGGTGGTACGGCGCAGGGAAATGTGTACTTACTGGCTAGTCCACTTGCATCGGCGTACGGTAATCTGGCTGAGCACGCTTTGTTTGTACCAATCATGTACAAAATGGCTGCGCTCAGTGTACGGGCACAACGAACGGCCTATTCGTTCGATGATAACCTGATCACCATTCCCGTTATCAATCCGTCGGAGCGCGCTGTTTATAAATTGAAGCATGATAAACTGGAAATTATCCCTATACAGCGAATTGTTGGCAATCAGCTCCAGCTTGAAATGCCAAAAAGTAATGAACTAGCCGCCGGGCAGGAAGTAGAAGCCGGTTATTACGAGTTACGCCTAAATGACAAGACCGAACGTTTACTGGCCTTTAACCACGGCAACCAGGAGTCCGCAATGAATTTTTATTCGGCTGACGAATTGCGCAAAGTATTCGCCAATCAACCGAATGTTGAAGTGTTTGACAGCATTCAGGACGGCGATTTCGTGCAGGTGTTGGAGCAGGAGAACCTGGGTAAAAGCCTGTGGAAATATTTTCTGTTAGCCGCTCTGGCGTTCATGCTACTCGAAGTCGTACTTGTGCGTTTTATGAAGGGCTAA
- a CDS encoding glycosyl hydrolase, translating into MRSIFFAGLLLALGLNTLTISSAQPRSALTGQQPAPSTARPWTYWWWMGNAVNEADITHQLEQFAQAGIGGVHIIPIYGVKGYENQFIPFLTDRWLAVFAHTVREGKRLNMGVDLTTGTGWPFGGPGVSTDMAAKQWVLEKGKLTATLTKQQVKRPAPGGQGLVIDYFSKQALEQYLRRFDSTLAHLPEKPRSVYNDSYEVYGANWTDNFLTEFRTRRGYDLNSQLAAFLDTTQTAISQLVHQDYHQTLAELLLDGFAKPWANWAHKAGYKTRNQAHGSPGNLIDLYAAADIPETESFGSSRFPIPGLRVDANYEVDRFGTPNPLAMKFASSAAHLLGKPLVSSETGTWLANHFQVSLSQVKPQVDELFASGVNHVFYHGIPYSPPAETWPGWLFYASTNYGPTSHFWPHLPLLNQYIERCQTRLQISKPDNDVLVYFPIHDLWATPAKSAGGIHQLEVHHVERWLLPQPFGRLCEQLGEQGYAFDYVSDALLNSLTASQHGVRSPSGATYQIILVPRVTYIPETSLRQLAKLAQQGVRIVFDGQLPQQAAGFHNHLARSAKVHQLGKMLQKLHSVVVSPNVFETMKRLNIRVESWAAEGLSFIRKRQSNGHSTDTTQYFITNLSDRFHQNWLTLSATGQVIRYNPLTNQQEPMPIRKGENGQNEVFLQLEPGESCFINVHSGTPVYIDVAGQQRLVSQSTTPAIPLQNPWQVQFERARPALARPAKEQPDLGLAAPMSNLVSWTTRSDSAGYFSGTARYTTTFDLPNGVTASRYVLDLGDVREVADVRLNGQPVGTAWCLPFRLSIPANRLKASGNQLDVAVTNLSANYMRLYDRQHPDWKKFYDINIVDIRYKPFDATTWDALPSGLLGPVTLTPEVR; encoded by the coding sequence ATGAGATCCATTTTCTTCGCTGGCCTGCTACTGGCTCTGGGACTGAATACGCTGACGATTTCCTCCGCCCAGCCTCGATCAGCGTTGACTGGGCAGCAACCCGCGCCCAGCACCGCCCGGCCCTGGACGTACTGGTGGTGGATGGGCAATGCCGTGAACGAAGCCGATATTACGCACCAGCTCGAACAGTTTGCGCAGGCCGGCATCGGGGGCGTTCACATCATCCCGATTTATGGGGTAAAAGGATACGAGAACCAGTTTATCCCGTTTCTGACGGATCGCTGGCTGGCCGTGTTTGCGCATACTGTCCGCGAAGGAAAACGGCTGAATATGGGTGTTGACCTGACGACTGGAACCGGCTGGCCTTTTGGCGGGCCTGGTGTCTCAACCGATATGGCCGCTAAACAGTGGGTGCTGGAAAAGGGCAAATTGACCGCGACACTAACCAAGCAGCAGGTAAAACGACCCGCACCGGGCGGACAGGGCCTGGTCATTGATTACTTCAGCAAACAGGCCCTGGAACAGTACCTCCGCCGGTTCGATTCGACTCTGGCTCATTTGCCCGAAAAACCCCGATCCGTTTATAATGACTCCTACGAAGTATACGGGGCCAACTGGACGGATAATTTTCTGACCGAATTCAGGACCCGGCGCGGCTACGACCTCAACAGCCAGCTGGCCGCTTTTTTAGATACCACACAAACGGCAATCAGTCAACTCGTTCACCAGGACTACCACCAGACGCTGGCCGAATTACTGCTCGACGGCTTTGCCAAACCTTGGGCCAACTGGGCGCACAAAGCAGGCTACAAAACCCGGAATCAGGCGCATGGCTCGCCCGGCAACCTGATCGACCTGTACGCAGCCGCCGATATCCCCGAAACGGAATCGTTTGGCTCCAGCCGATTTCCAATTCCTGGACTGCGCGTGGATGCCAACTACGAGGTCGACCGGTTTGGTACACCCAACCCGCTGGCCATGAAATTTGCTTCGTCGGCGGCTCACCTACTGGGCAAACCGCTGGTCAGTTCAGAAACCGGCACTTGGCTGGCCAACCATTTTCAGGTGTCGCTGTCGCAGGTAAAGCCACAGGTAGACGAGTTGTTCGCGTCCGGTGTCAACCACGTTTTTTATCACGGCATACCCTATTCGCCCCCCGCCGAAACCTGGCCCGGCTGGCTATTTTATGCATCGACCAACTACGGTCCTACGTCGCATTTTTGGCCACACCTCCCTTTGCTGAATCAATACATCGAACGCTGTCAGACGCGGCTGCAAATAAGCAAACCCGACAACGACGTACTGGTTTATTTTCCCATCCACGATTTATGGGCCACACCCGCCAAATCGGCGGGCGGGATCCATCAACTGGAAGTTCACCATGTGGAACGCTGGTTATTACCTCAGCCCTTTGGCCGGTTGTGCGAGCAACTGGGAGAGCAGGGCTACGCCTTTGATTATGTTTCCGACGCCTTACTCAATAGCCTGACGGCCAGCCAGCATGGCGTTCGTAGTCCCAGTGGGGCAACGTATCAGATTATTCTGGTGCCTCGAGTTACATACATCCCCGAAACTTCACTACGGCAACTGGCAAAACTGGCTCAACAGGGTGTACGCATTGTTTTCGATGGGCAATTACCCCAGCAGGCAGCCGGTTTCCATAATCATCTGGCGCGGTCGGCAAAGGTGCATCAATTGGGCAAAATGCTTCAAAAGCTACATTCGGTAGTGGTTAGTCCAAATGTCTTCGAAACGATGAAACGCCTGAACATTCGGGTTGAAAGTTGGGCAGCCGAGGGGTTATCATTTATTCGTAAACGACAAAGCAACGGTCACTCGACAGACACGACCCAATATTTTATTACGAATCTAAGTGATCGCTTCCATCAAAACTGGCTTACGCTCTCGGCGACGGGTCAGGTAATTCGGTATAATCCGCTAACGAATCAGCAGGAACCCATGCCTATTCGGAAAGGTGAAAATGGGCAAAATGAAGTGTTTTTACAGCTTGAGCCAGGTGAGTCCTGCTTTATCAATGTACATTCGGGCACACCCGTTTATATTGATGTGGCTGGACAACAACGGCTCGTTTCGCAGTCAACGACACCGGCTATTCCGTTGCAGAATCCTTGGCAAGTACAATTCGAGAGGGCGCGCCCAGCATTGGCGCGTCCTGCTAAAGAGCAACCGGATTTAGGCCTAGCAGCCCCGATGTCGAACCTGGTTTCCTGGACGACGCGTTCAGATTCAGCAGGTTATTTTTCAGGGACGGCCCGTTATACGACCACCTTCGATTTGCCCAATGGGGTCACCGCATCGAGGTATGTGCTCGATCTGGGTGATGTGCGCGAAGTCGCCGACGTTCGGCTAAACGGCCAACCGGTAGGAACAGCCTGGTGCCTTCCTTTTCGGCTGTCTATCCCCGCGAATCGACTGAAAGCAAGCGGCAATCAATTGGATGTTGCCGTTACAAATCTGTCAGCCAATTATATGCGACTTTACGACCGGCAGCATCCTGATTGGAAAAAGTTTTATGATATCAACATTGTCGACATTCGGTATAAGCCATTCGATGCCACAACGTGGGATGCGCTGCCTTCAGGTCTGCTTGGCCCGGTAACCTTGACGCCAGAAGTAAGATAA